Proteins from a genomic interval of Colletotrichum higginsianum IMI 349063 chromosome 6, whole genome shotgun sequence:
- a CDS encoding Hydroxymethylglutaryl-CoA reductase, with amino-acid sequence MESNTTFGQSVPPMAAPAPQRRQSSRSDKIRSLVSDYDLSCTSKDDSVLKGIKVENLIGFSQVPLGLAGPLDISGPNLDTTLFAPLATYEPTLVASCSRGCKAFNLSGGLNFEILAEGMSRAPVFTFDNPGHALAFARAIPSFRASFAKWAESTSSHARLQDLRPSVIGSQVHLFCSYHCGGAAGQNMVTKATKHACDMLLSLCRVEFSIREFLIEGNVSSDKKPSWGNVKTPRGVEVMAWGTLTPEASQSILGVSTERLYWTHQAAKEGGIRNGQFGSNFNTTNIIAAMFISTGQDPASVAEGSSSHLTSELDPVTKNLTMSLYIPSLPVGTVGGGTGYSTQKEALKLLECAAPDMKGRLAGVIASFALALDLSTSAAIANDTFTRSHMALARGERLSKL; translated from the coding sequence ATGGAATCCAACACAACCTTCGGGCAGTCTGTCCCTCCTATGGCTGCACCTGCGCCTCAACGTCGACAGAGCAGCCGATCAGATAAAATCCGCTCTCTCGTCAGCGACTATGATCTCTCTTGCACATCAAAAGACGATTCTGTTCTCAAGGGTATCAAGGTTGAAAACCTGATTGGATTCTCCCAAGTACCACTCGGCCTTGCGGGTCCGTTGGACATTTCTGGCCCCAACCTCGACACGACTCTTTTTGCACCTCTTGCGACATACGAACCTACCCTTGTTGCCAGTTGCTCCCGTGGCTGCAAGGCATTCAATCTTTCGGGTGGTTTGAACTTCGAGATCCTTGCGGAAGGCATGTCTCGAGCCCCCGTGTTTACATTCGACAATCCCGGCCACGCACTCGCCTTTGCTCGTGCTATCCCGTCCTTCCGCGCCAGCTTCGCAAAATGGGCCGAGTCGACAAGCTCGCACGCACGACTCCAGGACTTGAGACCCTCCGTCATTGGTTCCCAGGTTCATCTCTTTTGCAGCTATCATTGCGGAGGTGCAGCTGGACAGAACATGGTAACAAAAGCTACAAAGCATGCGTGCGACATGCTTCTGAGCCTGTGCCGGGTAGAGTTCTCTATTCGAGAGTTCTTGATCGAAGGAAACGTGTCGTCCGACAAGAAACCGTCCTGGGGCAACGTCAAGACTCCTAGAGGCGTGGAAGTTATGGCTTGGGGCACACTTACGCCAGAAGCCAGCCAGTCAATCCTGGGTGTCAGTACCGAGCGTCTCTATTGGACACACCAAGCTGCCAAAGAGGGTGGCATTCGCAATGGTCAGTTTGGATCAAACTTCAACACAACGAACATCATTGCCGCCATGTTCATTTCGACGGGACAAGATCCTGCCAGCGTCGCTGAAGGATCATCGAGCCACCTGACCTCCGAGCTGGACCCGGTTACGAAGAACTTGACAATGTCTCTGTACATTCCTTCATTGCCTGTCGGGACAGTTGGTGGTGGAACTGGGTATTCTACCCAGAAGGAGGCGCTCAAACTTCTCGAATGCGCCGCGCCAGATATGAAAGGTCGATTGGCTGGGGTTATTGCCTCCTTTGCACTGGCCCTGGATCTCAGTACCAGCGCAGCCATTGCGAACGACACTTTCACGCGGAGTCATATGGCGCTTGCACGAGGAGAGCGTCTTTCAAAGCTGTAG
- a CDS encoding Cytochrome P450 CYP4/CYP19/CYP26 subfamilies, whose amino-acid sequence MWYLARLGAYLLVPFAVVWFLQRMLTASLHSQSEKRLGCQRAPVRINKRLGGIDHIARLLRADRKGQVPTEYLKIYKEQKDHTYEQTILGTKQIMTIDPLNIQAILAIQFHDFEIGSIRRDNFAPLLGGGIFTADGKFWEHSRALLRPQFARAQVADLELEETHFKLMMQSLRTDSSGWTPVVDMKPLFFRFTIDTATEFLFGTSVHSQTQTSSGTGGSDLRSIVDAFDRCTAVLGIRTRLSGLYWLYNPKGFQEDVLEIHKFVDRFVRDALQRKDTQDTRENARDTYVFLYELVESMTDPIQVRNQLLHLLLAGRDTTAGLLGWAFWNLSRNPKVYRKLRETIITTFGTYKQPRDISFESLKSCVYLQHTLKETLRLFPPVPLNTRQAARDTTLPKGGGADGLSPVFVKKGTELGYSVYAMHRRKDIWGDDAETFNPDRWADRKPGWDYLPFNGGPRICLGQQFALTEAGYVLTRLLQRFDQVENCDPETQPIHSYNLTSAPKQVPPILVQFDLAVGGLPD is encoded by the exons ATGTGGTACCTCGCGAGACTCGGAGCCTACCTCCTGGTCCCCTTTGCGGTTGTTTGGTTTTTACAGCGAATGCTGACGGCCAGCCTCCATTCACAAAGTGAGAAGCGCCTCGGTTGTCAGCGTGCACCGGTCAGAATCAACAAACGTCTAGGTGGCATCGACCATATTGCAAGGCTGCTTCGTGCAGACCGGAAAGGCCAGGTTCCGACCGAGTATCTGAAGATCTACAAAGAGCAGAAAGATCATACCTACGAGCAGACCATTTTGGGCACCAAACAGATCATGACAATCGATCCTCTCAACATCCAGGCTATTCTCGCCATCCAGTTCCATGACTTCGAAATTGGGTCAATTCGGCGAGACAATTTTGCACCTTTGTTAGGTGGCGGCATCTTTACTGCAGACGGCAAGTTTTG GGAACATTCTCGAGCGCTTCTTCGACCGCAATTTGCTCGTGCGCAGGTCGCAGACCTTGAGCTCGAAGAAACCCATTTCAAGCTTATGATGCAGTCGTTGAGAACAGACTCCTCAGGATGGACCCCAGTTGTCGACATGAAGCCTCTTTTTTTCCGCTTCACAATTGACACCGCCACTGAGTTCCTTTTTGGTACCAGTGTTCACTCCCAGACCCAGACTAGTTCTGGTACGGGAGGCTCGGATTTGCGCTCCATTGTTGACGCGTTTGATCGCTGTACGGCTGTCCTGGGAATCCGCACCCGATTATCCGGACTCTACTGGCTGTACAATCCCAAAGGCTTCCAAGAGGACGTCCTTGAAATTCACAAATTTGTGGACCGCTTTGTCCGTGATGCTTTGCAACGCAAGGACACCCAGGACACTAGAGAGAACGCTAGAGACACATATGTCTTCTTATacgagctcgtcgagtcCATGACCGACCCTATTCAGGTTCGAAACCAGCTCTTGCACTTGCTACTTGCTGGCAGAGACACTACAGCCGGCTTACTGGGCTGGGCATTCTGGAATCTGTCCCGTAATCCCAAGGTTTACCGGAAACTGCGAGAGACGATTATTACTACCTTTGGCACCTACAAGCAACCCCGAGATATCTCTTTTGAGAGTTTGAAATCTTGCGTCTATCTCCAGCATACACTAAAAGAAACACTGCGCCTTTTCCCCCCAGTGCCCCTCAACACACGCCAAGCTGCTCGCGATACAACACTACCCAAAGGAGGTGGCGCAGACGGCCTCAGTCCCGTTTTTGTCAAGAAAGGCACGGAACTCGGCTACTCTGTATATGCAATGCATCGTAGAAAGGACATTTGGGGTGACGACGCGGAAACATTCAACCCCGATCGTTGGGCTGACAGGAAACCCGGATGGGACTACCTTCCCTTCAATGGTGGCCCTCGTATCTGCCTGGGACAGCAGTTCGCACTGACTGAGGCGGGGTATGTCTTGACAAGACTATTGCAACGGTTCGATCAAGTTGAGAACTGTGATCCTGAAACGCAGCCCATTCACTCTTACAATCTCACCAGCGCTCCAAAGCAGGTTCCT CCCATACTGGTGCAGTTTGACTTGGCGGTTGGAGGTCTTCCTGATTAG
- a CDS encoding Alternative oxidase: MGIIGWCPARRSSRFTNMAAVGVFFLFLWVFREQPCLNRAGMDSSLAWIPRLSHQDVYDLEPINSDVIRAVCDKTEWDAGKAMRVVFTCDNNVGGIGNIRNSILNCVRYTMLAGGSLVMPRIFERNDSDISHIRTGRRQKMEYLFDRQHFIDSLYLSCPQLRLYNDTDEVYESLGPARTWSLGLFPESLVDEEQVASTGIAEPEKWQSQLYRWLDDINNTTDVAPTGSPTQGPMMVDLGRSYLTYPINSDGEVFATTFGTILEFRADVRRLASATILSINRHFFGAHLRTEKDALDSWNPADPTWEWSEYSKQTDAFFDQAGRSGLSVMYVASGNETQVAMLKADAVPRGVLVMTKQDLLTGKNRKRLDALTWDQKGMIDFLVMLRAAQFGGVGHSSFAWNVALKRHLFSRETSKEKDAFLKGPQMFSDDLSQIYGVPGKYPEYAACLWP; the protein is encoded by the coding sequence ATGGGCATCATCGGATGGTGCCCGGCACGGCGCTCCAGCCGCTTCACCAACATGGCTGCTGTGGGCGTCTTTTTCCTGTTCCTGTGGGTGTTCCGTGAGCAGCCGTGCCTCAACCGCGCTGGCATGGATTCGAGTCTTGCATGGATTCCGCGACTATCCCACCAGGACGTCTATGACTTGGAGCCGATCAATTCCGACGTCATTCGGGCGGTTTGCGACAAGACAGAGTGGGACGCGGGGAAGGCGATGCGGGTTGTGTTTACATGCGACAACAACGTCGGCGGAATCGGCAACATCCGCAACTCGATCTTGAACTGCGTGCGATACACGATGCTGGCTGGGGGCTCGTTGGTCATGCCGCGCATCTTCGAGCGCAACGACTCGGATATCTCCCACATCCGGACGGGGCGGCGACAGAAGATGGAGTACCTCTTCGACAGACAACACTTCATCGACTCGCTGTACCTCTCGTGCCCTCAGCTGCGGCTCTACAACGACACGGACGAGGTCTACGAGTCTCTGGGCCCAGCGCGGACATGGtccctcggcctcttcccGGAGTccctcgtcgatgaagagCAAGTTGCCAGCACGGGCATTGCGGAACCGGAAAAGTGGCAGTCTCAGCTGTACCGGTGGCTCgacgacatcaacaacaccaccgaCGTCGCGCCGACCGGGAGTCCCACGCAGGGCCCAATGATGGTGGACCTCGGCCGGTCGTACCTCACGTACCCGATcaacagcgacggcgaggtcttCGCGACGACATTTGGCACCATCCTCGAGTTCCGCGCCGATGTCCGGCGGCTCGCAAGCGCCACGATCCTCAGCATCAACAGGCACTTTTTCGGCGCGCACCTGCGCACCGAGAAGGACGCACTCGACAGCTGGAACCCGGCCGACCCAACGTGGGAGTGGTCCGAGTACAGCAAGCAGACGGACGCCTTCTTTGACCAGGCGGGCCGGTCGGGCCTCTCGGTCATGTACGTCGCGTCCGGGAACGAGACGCAGGTGGCGATGCTCAAGGCGGACGCGGTGCCGCGTGGGGTGCTGGTCATGACGAAGCAGGACCTGCTGACGGGGAAAAACCGCAAGAGACTAGATGCGTTGACGTGGGATCAAAAGGGCATGATTGACTTTCTGGTCATGTTGAGAGCGGCGCAATTCGGGGGCGTGGGACACTCGAGTTTTGCATGGAACGTGGCGCTGAAAAGGCATCTTTTTTCCAGGGAGACTtccaaggagaaggacgcGTTCCTGAAGGGGCCCCAGATGTTCAGTGACGATTTAAGTCAGATTTATGGCGTGCCAGGGAAGTACCCCGAATATGCGGCATGTTTGTGGCCATAG
- a CDS encoding Endoglucanase II, with protein sequence MNQKTNTALLERKEKGLILMFQFISDVNSNSMACNGAPVGYFTSSSDVHTIEAGSEVTGAWLHTLTSTGPDEFADNKVIDSSHKGPVSVWMKKVSDATKNPSSGPGDGWFKISEDGYTNGKWGVDNLIAAGGIQKATVPKCIANGDYLVRFEILALHSASKPGDAQFYMECAQVRVTGGTGAETPTTVSIPGVYKADDPGVTVMIWNNFGKPYPSSYSVPGPRPFQCSGSSSEGNNTVETSTPVKTNTPVKTNNPVKSGVCSSSKGGKNRSGRRMFKRM encoded by the exons ATGAACCAGAAAACAAACACTGCGCTTCtcgaaagaaaagaaaaaggactAATTCTCATGTTCCAGTTCATTTCCGACGTGAATTCGAACTCGATGGCTTGTAACGGCGCTCCCGTAGGATATTTCACATCTTCTTCAGACGTTCACACCATTGAGGCGGGCTCCGAGGTGACGGGAGCATGGCTTCACACATTGACAA GCACTGGGCCTGATGAATTCGCCGACAACAAAGTCATCGATTCTTCTCACAAG GGACCAGTGTCTGTGTGGATGAAGAAGGTGTCCGATGCAACCAAGAACCCATCTTCTGGCCCTGGCGATGGTTGGTTCAAGATCTCCGAAGATGGCTACACCAATG GCAAATGGGGCGTTGACAATCTG ATTGCTGCTGGTGGGATTCAAAAGGCAACTGTTCCCAAATGCATCGCCAACGGGGACTACCTTGTCCGCTTCGAGATTCTCGCCTTGCATTCGGCCTCCAAGCCTGGTGACGCACAGTTCTAT ATGGAATGCGCGCAAGTCCGTGTAACAGGTGGCACCGGCGCTGAAACACCAACTACTGTCTCAATTCCTGGAGTGTATAAG GCAGATGACCCTGGTGTCACCGTCATGATCTGGAACAATTTTGGAAAGCCATACCCGTCCAGCTATAGTGTTCCTG GACCGCGTCCATTCCAATGCAGCGGCTCGTCCAGTGAAGGGAACAACACCGTTGAGACCAGCACCCCCGTCAAGACCAATACTCCCGTCAAGACCAACAACCCCGTCAAGAGTGGTGTCTGCTCCTCCAGCAAGGGCGGGAAAAATCGTAGCGGTAGACGGATGTTCAAGAGGATGTGA
- a CDS encoding IBR finger domain-containing protein, whose amino-acid sequence MLCGDVDDETLHLVLQVQLEDLESVKRSSKGKNRQDEISDAELAAEAYESELKSHILLISDRSMCKSMAKANQLDGRLVSILVNQEKQAAQDREVALRLSRGGKLNEDYSTDAIQGGLSTDVDEKLLSKLRSLYVSTDGYDDILDQAESSKWAASRGQTTEAAKAVKREKRQCNSCLSNYIATDLARCPCSHEYCRDCLQTLFETSLTDESLYPPRCCGRPIPVNDNREFLSSKLIGEFQAKAEELSTPNRTYCHRPTCSTFIPKEFIKADTAVCQRCRHRTCVMCKGAEHKDQDCAQDTLTQDLLRIAAANGWQRCFSCRRIVELEHGCNHMTCRCGAQFCYVCGNRWKTCNCAQWNEERLYARANAIVNRNANAHFNNPEVRTRQVEREAHNLVMNHQCAHNTWRSRGGAHRCEECHDSLPLYIYECARCRIRACRRCRFNRL is encoded by the exons ATGCTGTGtggcgacgtcgatgatgagACACTCCATCTCGTCCTCCAGGTACAGCTTGAGGACCTGGAGAGTGTTAAACGAAGTAGCAAGGGGAAAAATAGACAAGACGAAATTTCCGACGCAGAACTCGCCGCTGAGGCTTACGAGTCGGAGCTCAAATCTcacatcctcctcatctcgGACAGATCCATGTGTAAAAGCATGGCAAAGGCCAACCAGCTTGATGGGCGTCTTGTCTCCATCCTCGTTAATCAGGAGAAGCAAGCCGCACAGGATagagaagtcgcccttcGTCTCAGCCGCGGCGGGAAGCTTAATGAAGATTACTCTACTGATGCTATACAGGGGGGGCTTTCTACTGATGTAGATGAAAAATTATTGAGCAAGCTCAGATCCCTCTATGTATCTACAGATGGCTATGATGATATTTTAGACCAGGCCGAGTCATCGAAATGGGCGGCATCCAGAGGACAAACGACGGAAGCAGCCAAAGCAGTGAAACGAGAGAAGAGGCAATGCAACAGCTGCCTCAGCAATTACATTGCCACCGACCTAGCACGCTGTCCATGTAGCCACGAGTACTGCCGAGACTGCCTACAGACGCTCTTTGAAACATCACTCACGGATGAGTCGCTATACCCTCCAAGATGCTGTGGACGGCCAATTCCTGTGAACGATAATCGGGAGTTTCTTTCCTCAAAGTTAATTGGGGAGTTCCAAGCCAAAGCGGAGGAACTCTCGACGCCCAACCGGACGTACTGCCATAGGCCAACGTGCTCGACATTCATACCGAAAGAGTTCATCAAAGCCGATACCGCAGTTTGTCAACGATGCAGGCACAGGACCTGTGTCATGTGTAAGGGCGCTGAGCACAAGGACCAAGACTGTGCTCAGGACACATTGACTCAGGATCTGCTTCGGATTGCCGCCGCAAACGGCTGGCAGCGATGCTTCTCTTGCCGAAGAATCGTGGAACTAGAACATGGGTGCAACCACATGA CCTGCCGCTGCGGAGCACAGTTCTGCTACGTGTGTGGCAATCGATGGAAGACCTGCAACTGCGCTCAATGGAACGAGGAGCGGCTTTACGCTCGTGCTAATGCCATTGTGAATCGCAACGCCAACGCTCACTTCAATAATCCCGAAGTAAGAACTCGACAAGTAGAAAGAGAGGCGCACAACCTAGTCATGAACCACCAGTGCGCTCACAATACATGGAGAAGCCGTGGTGGCGCTCACCGATGTGAGGAGTGCCACGATTCATTACCCCTGTATATCTACGAATGCGCTCGATGCCGTATTCGTGCTTGCCGAAGATGTCGGTTCAACCGACTTTGA